A genomic window from Streptomyces sp. HUAS YS2 includes:
- a CDS encoding J domain-containing protein, producing the protein MTSRSDGVDVSDVNEERPEARLERAVRAAEQALIEFEIAVETFRVEVENFSRLHHQKLGPMYARLDELDALIAEARAARSGDPEDLRRAREARAAVMPMPGVDELFHDWLDSDGLSPEAAAMLTGRPVQPPKRVRPSEEARKLYRELARQVHPDLARDETERVRREEFITRVNAAYGRGDVALLRELSEEWAAGPVTESERPSESEELYARLDWLARRKELLTVVARELEESAIGAMLKMAPDDPDRLLEEIAEQLLAQVAEREVELSALTPPVQ; encoded by the coding sequence GTGACGAGTCGGAGCGACGGCGTGGACGTGAGCGACGTGAACGAGGAACGGCCCGAGGCCAGGCTGGAGCGGGCCGTGCGCGCCGCCGAGCAGGCGCTCATCGAGTTCGAGATCGCGGTCGAGACCTTCCGCGTCGAGGTCGAGAACTTCTCCCGGCTGCACCACCAGAAGCTCGGCCCGATGTACGCGCGGCTCGACGAGCTGGATGCGCTGATCGCCGAGGCCCGGGCCGCCCGGAGCGGCGACCCGGAGGACCTGCGCAGGGCCCGGGAGGCGCGGGCGGCCGTGATGCCGATGCCCGGCGTCGACGAGCTCTTCCACGACTGGCTCGACTCCGACGGGCTGTCCCCCGAGGCCGCCGCGATGCTGACCGGCCGGCCCGTGCAGCCGCCGAAGCGCGTCCGGCCCAGCGAGGAGGCCCGGAAGCTGTACCGCGAGCTCGCCAGGCAGGTGCACCCCGACCTTGCCCGGGACGAGACGGAACGGGTCCGGCGCGAGGAGTTCATCACGCGGGTCAACGCCGCCTACGGGCGCGGTGACGTGGCGCTGCTGCGCGAGCTGTCGGAGGAATGGGCCGCAGGGCCCGTGACGGAGAGCGAGCGGCCGAGCGAGAGCGAGGAGCTGTACGCGCGCCTCGACTGGCTGGCCCGGCGCAAGGAGCTGCTGACCGTGGTCGCCCGGGAACTGGAGGAGAGCGCCATCGGCGCGATGCTCAAGATGGCCCCGGACGACCCGGACCGGCTCCTGGAGGAGATCGCCGAGCAGCTGCTCGCGCAGGTCGCGGAGCGCGAGGTGGAGCTTTCCGCGCTGACCCCGCCGGTGCAGTAG
- a CDS encoding rhodanese-like domain-containing protein, producing the protein MNFAPLPSVDVASVPADALVVDVREDDEWAAGHVEGALHVPMSDFVARFGEVTEAVAEGRRAYVMCRVGGRSAQVTQYLVQQGIDAVNVDGGMLAWDGANRPMVSDAGGAAYVL; encoded by the coding sequence ATGAACTTCGCCCCGCTGCCCTCGGTGGACGTCGCCTCCGTGCCGGCGGACGCCCTGGTGGTCGACGTCCGTGAGGACGACGAGTGGGCGGCCGGTCATGTCGAGGGCGCGCTGCACGTGCCGATGAGCGACTTCGTGGCGCGGTTCGGCGAGGTGACCGAGGCGGTGGCCGAAGGACGTCGCGCCTATGTGATGTGCCGGGTCGGCGGCCGCTCGGCGCAGGTCACCCAGTACCTCGTGCAGCAGGGCATCGACGCGGTGAACGTCGACGGCGGCATGCTCGCCTGGGACGGCGCGAACCGTCCCATGGTCAGCGACGCCGGCGGCGCCGCGTACGTCCTCTGA
- a CDS encoding MarR family winged helix-turn-helix transcriptional regulator produces the protein MPGARDASVDIIQRELTAFARRARAAAARVHPELSLVSYTLLSHIEDQQGCRATDLAAHYLLDKSTVSRQIAALEKMGLVERRPDPDDHRVQVLHPTEAGSAMLAAAQASRLAAYQERLKDWSSDDLDRFAALLLRYNAAGTAGLPTPGGPSTR, from the coding sequence ATGCCAGGCGCGCGCGACGCATCCGTCGACATCATCCAGCGTGAGCTGACGGCGTTCGCCCGCCGCGCCCGCGCGGCCGCCGCGCGGGTCCACCCGGAGCTGTCGCTCGTCTCCTACACGCTGCTCTCCCACATCGAGGACCAGCAGGGCTGCCGGGCGACGGACCTCGCCGCGCACTACCTCCTGGACAAGTCCACCGTCAGCCGCCAGATCGCCGCCCTGGAGAAGATGGGCCTGGTCGAGCGCCGCCCCGACCCGGACGACCACCGTGTGCAGGTCCTGCACCCCACCGAAGCGGGCAGCGCGATGCTCGCCGCCGCGCAGGCCAGCCGCCTGGCCGCCTACCAGGAACGGCTCAAGGACTGGTCCTCCGACGACCTCGACCGTTTCGCCGCCCTGCTGCTCCGCTACAACGCCGCCGGTACCGCCGGCCTCCCCACCCCCGGCGGCCCCTCCACCCGCTGA
- a CDS encoding response regulator transcription factor yields MTARRIRVVVADDEPLIRAGIRMILTSDPEIEVVAEAANGREAVEAARTHAADVVLLDIQMPVLDGLAALPELRRAVPAARVIVLTTFGERENVLRALEHGSVGFLLKDTAPAELIRAVRATAAGDAYLSPAATRHVVDRLASGREAARAEEARGRVAGLSDRERAVLALLGEGLSNADAGRRLHMSEGTVKTYVSRILAKLDCENRVQAALLARDAGL; encoded by the coding sequence GTGACAGCGCGCCGCATCAGGGTGGTGGTCGCCGACGACGAGCCGCTGATCAGGGCCGGGATCCGGATGATCCTCACCTCCGACCCGGAGATCGAGGTCGTCGCGGAGGCGGCGAACGGCCGGGAGGCGGTCGAGGCGGCCCGGACGCACGCGGCGGACGTGGTGCTCCTCGACATCCAGATGCCGGTCCTCGACGGGCTCGCGGCGCTGCCGGAGCTGCGGCGGGCGGTGCCGGCGGCGCGGGTCATCGTGCTGACGACGTTCGGCGAGCGGGAGAACGTGCTGCGGGCGCTGGAGCACGGCAGCGTCGGTTTCCTGCTGAAGGACACCGCGCCGGCCGAGCTGATCCGCGCCGTGCGGGCGACGGCGGCGGGGGACGCGTACCTCTCGCCGGCGGCGACCCGGCACGTCGTGGACCGGCTGGCGTCCGGGCGGGAGGCGGCACGGGCCGAGGAGGCGCGGGGGCGGGTCGCCGGGCTGAGCGACCGGGAGCGGGCGGTGCTCGCGCTCCTCGGCGAGGGCCTGTCCAACGCGGACGCGGGCAGACGGCTGCACATGAGCGAGGGCACCGTGAAGACGTACGTGAGCCGCATCCTGGCCAAACTCGACTGCGAGAACCGGGTGCAGGCTGCGCTGCTCGCGCGGGACGCGGGGCTCTGA
- a CDS encoding DUF2252 domain-containing protein, translated as MGEIRAAVPEQRSAAGGGRVPVVPGFARRDDAAAGAGDSPKERGKRLRERVPRSTHDALVLADDRPDAVRAVEESSRGRVPELAPIRVGRMAATPFAFLRGAAGLMGHDLAGSPVTGVPAQICGDAHAANFGLYGDARGRLVIDLNDFDETVVGPWEWDVKRLAASLVLAGRVAGADEDTCRAAAFDTVGAYRRTMRLLAKLPALDAWNAIADEELVSHTDARDLLGTLERVSEKARNNTSARFAAKSTEAVTDADGTKGRRFVDAPPVLRRVSDEEASAVAASLGEYLGTVSEDRLPLLARYAIHDVAFRVVGTGSVGTRSYVVLLLDHRGEPLVLQVKEARPSALLPYLPAAGFAVTDAGHEGRRVVLGQKRMQVVSDILLGWTTVEGRPYQVRQFRNRKGSVDPAALAADQVDDYGRMTGALLARAHAHSVDPRLLAGYCGKSEELDEAVASFAVAYADRTEADHADLLTAVRNGRIAAELGV; from the coding sequence ATGGGCGAGATCCGGGCGGCGGTGCCGGAGCAGCGAAGTGCCGCGGGAGGCGGGCGCGTTCCCGTCGTCCCCGGCTTCGCGCGGCGGGACGACGCGGCGGCGGGAGCGGGCGACTCCCCCAAGGAGCGCGGCAAGCGGCTGCGCGAGCGCGTACCGCGCTCCACGCACGACGCGCTGGTCCTCGCCGACGACCGGCCGGACGCCGTGCGGGCCGTCGAGGAGTCGAGCCGCGGCCGGGTCCCCGAACTCGCGCCGATACGCGTCGGCCGGATGGCCGCCACCCCGTTCGCGTTCCTGCGCGGCGCCGCCGGGCTGATGGGCCACGACCTCGCCGGCTCGCCCGTCACCGGTGTCCCCGCGCAGATATGCGGCGACGCGCACGCCGCGAACTTCGGGCTCTACGGCGACGCCCGCGGCCGGCTCGTCATCGACCTCAACGACTTCGACGAGACCGTCGTCGGGCCCTGGGAGTGGGACGTGAAGCGGCTCGCCGCCTCCCTCGTCCTCGCCGGACGGGTGGCCGGCGCCGACGAGGACACCTGCCGCGCCGCCGCGTTCGACACCGTCGGCGCGTACCGGAGGACGATGCGGCTGCTGGCCAAGCTGCCCGCCCTGGACGCCTGGAACGCCATCGCGGACGAGGAACTCGTCTCCCACACCGACGCCCGGGACCTGCTCGGCACCCTGGAACGGGTCTCGGAGAAGGCCCGCAACAACACCAGCGCCCGGTTCGCCGCCAAGTCGACCGAGGCCGTCACGGACGCCGACGGCACGAAGGGCCGCCGCTTCGTCGACGCCCCGCCCGTGCTGCGCCGGGTCTCCGACGAGGAGGCGTCCGCCGTCGCCGCCTCGCTCGGCGAGTACCTCGGCACCGTCTCGGAGGACCGACTGCCGCTGCTCGCCCGGTACGCGATACACGACGTGGCGTTCCGTGTCGTCGGCACCGGCAGCGTCGGCACCCGCTCGTACGTGGTGCTGCTCCTCGACCACCGGGGCGAGCCGCTCGTGCTCCAGGTGAAGGAGGCCCGGCCGTCGGCGCTGCTGCCGTACCTGCCCGCCGCCGGGTTCGCCGTCACCGACGCCGGCCACGAGGGACGGCGCGTGGTGCTGGGGCAGAAGCGGATGCAGGTGGTCAGCGACATCCTGCTCGGCTGGACGACCGTGGAGGGCCGGCCGTACCAGGTCCGGCAGTTCCGGAACCGGAAGGGCAGCGTCGATCCGGCCGCGCTCGCCGCGGACCAGGTCGACGACTACGGCCGCATGACCGGCGCGCTGCTGGCCCGGGCGCACGCGCACAGCGTCGACCCGCGGCTGCTCGCCGGCTACTGCGGAAAGAGCGAGGAGCTCGACGAGGCCGTGGCCTCCTTCGCGGTCGCCTATGCCGACCGCACGGAGGCCGACCACGCCGACCTCCTGACGGCTGTCCGCAACGGCCGCATAGCGGCCGAACTGGGCGTTTAG
- a CDS encoding sensor histidine kinase, which yields MEASSKIRGGAGAAWRWLVGPEPWTRRRTAGEAVLALLMAVLAAGTEEILGGDGWRPAAVAASATVLSLLRRRFPASVLVVTGCLGPLLPGYVVLLMLVGWSAGRHIGEAGRALAAFTASYVLYVGTTLLNTWDWQAALRLAFVSTLYFLATTVVPGLAHRYWIQRRTLLHALQDRNSRLLRERSMVALQARLRERQRIAQDMHDSLGHQLALISVHTGALEVDPELTGRQREAVGVLRNASVAAMHELRQVVGILRDGTEAPVAPGPAGTGAVDESRRGTAGIEALVEAGRAAGKEVELRRAGEGPPLMAAADHAAYRIVQEALTNAYKHAPGAPIGVELRHEPDAFVVEIVNGPPAGPAGDVVSGGQGLTGLHERARLVGGMVHAGPVDGGGFRVAGVLPYGAVEAAPLVDAADDFRQQSTSLPPREGDPVMNWQADPLSDLSLTERELTMALREGGTPRSRTGGVALGCGIAAAALVLLVIAGGFGIFFLMSAVDKAMIDPQQYEAITVGTAEQDVRNQLPSGDSVATSGLHGKGPAEPEGSQCLVLMSSDVPDDITVETEPVFRFCFKDGKLIEKKAYDVRR from the coding sequence GTGGAAGCGTCATCGAAGATCAGGGGCGGGGCGGGCGCCGCATGGCGGTGGCTCGTGGGCCCGGAGCCGTGGACCCGGCGGCGGACCGCGGGCGAGGCGGTGCTGGCGCTGCTCATGGCCGTGCTCGCTGCCGGCACCGAGGAGATACTCGGCGGGGACGGCTGGCGGCCCGCCGCGGTCGCGGCGAGCGCCACGGTCCTGTCCCTGCTGCGCCGCCGGTTCCCCGCCTCCGTCCTGGTCGTCACCGGATGCCTCGGGCCGCTGCTGCCCGGGTACGTGGTCCTTCTCATGCTGGTCGGCTGGTCGGCGGGACGGCACATCGGCGAGGCGGGGCGGGCGCTTGCCGCGTTCACGGCCTCGTACGTGCTCTACGTCGGCACGACGCTGCTGAACACCTGGGACTGGCAGGCCGCGCTGCGGCTGGCGTTCGTGTCCACCCTCTACTTCCTCGCGACGACCGTCGTCCCGGGCCTCGCCCACCGGTACTGGATCCAGCGGCGGACGCTGCTGCACGCCCTGCAGGACCGCAACAGCCGGCTGCTGCGGGAACGGTCGATGGTCGCGCTGCAGGCCCGGCTGCGGGAACGGCAGCGGATCGCGCAGGACATGCACGACAGCCTCGGCCACCAACTGGCGCTGATCTCCGTGCACACCGGCGCGCTGGAGGTGGACCCCGAGCTGACCGGCCGCCAGCGCGAGGCGGTCGGCGTGCTGCGCAACGCGTCGGTGGCGGCCATGCACGAACTGCGCCAGGTCGTCGGCATCCTGCGCGACGGGACCGAGGCGCCCGTGGCGCCCGGGCCGGCGGGCACCGGCGCCGTGGACGAGTCCCGGCGGGGGACGGCCGGCATCGAGGCGCTGGTGGAGGCCGGGCGGGCCGCCGGGAAGGAAGTGGAGCTGCGGCGGGCCGGGGAGGGCCCGCCGCTGATGGCGGCGGCCGACCACGCGGCGTACCGGATCGTGCAGGAGGCGCTGACCAACGCGTACAAGCACGCGCCGGGTGCGCCGATCGGCGTGGAACTCCGCCACGAGCCCGACGCCTTCGTCGTCGAGATCGTCAACGGGCCCCCCGCGGGGCCCGCCGGGGACGTGGTGAGCGGCGGGCAGGGGCTGACGGGGCTGCACGAGCGGGCCCGGCTGGTCGGCGGAATGGTGCACGCCGGGCCGGTGGACGGCGGCGGGTTCAGGGTCGCCGGGGTGCTGCCGTACGGGGCGGTGGAAGCCGCGCCTTTGGTCGATGCCGCCGACGACTTCCGGCAGCAGTCGACGAGCCTCCCGCCGCGCGAAGGTGATCCCGTCATGAACTGGCAGGCGGACCCGCTGTCCGACCTGAGCCTCACGGAACGGGAGCTGACGATGGCACTGCGCGAGGGTGGGACCCCCAGGAGCAGGACGGGCGGCGTGGCGCTGGGCTGCGGCATAGCCGCCGCGGCGCTGGTGCTGCTGGTGATCGCGGGAGGCTTCGGGATCTTCTTCCTGATGAGCGCGGTGGACAAGGCGATGATCGACCCGCAGCAGTACGAGGCGATCACGGTCGGCACGGCCGAGCAGGACGTCCGGAACCAGCTGCCCAGCGGCGACTCGGTCGCCACCTCGGGGCTGCACGGCAAGGGGCCGGCGGAGCCGGAGGGGTCCCAATGCCTGGTGCTGATGTCCTCGGACGTCCCGGACGACATCACCGTCGAGACGGAGCCGGTTTTCCGGTTCTGCTTCAAGGACGGCAAGCTGATCGAGAAGAAGGCGTACGACGTCAGGCGCTAG
- a CDS encoding acyl-CoA dehydrogenase family protein — protein MDFTFTEEQQAAVEAARGVFTDVTPDRVPSPALTPGAVSDEFDRPLWAGLADTDLLGLVLDPRHGGAGLDVLALCLVLRESARVLARVPLLEHSAVAMAIDRYGSPALAAELLPRAGRGELVLTCGSQGRTGHDPAELAVTARRDGDGDSAAWILDGLHSAVPWAHSADLLALPAHTPDGRAVLALVPRDQDGLTLAEQYSTNGELLAEARLDAVRLDGDRVIDADGAWEWLRGVLATGTCALALGLGESVLAMTSQYTGKREQFGHPVATFQAVAVQAADRYIDLRAMEVTLWQAAWRISTGAGGALPVDGDIAVAKIWASEGVRRVVQTAQHLHGGFGADTDYPLHRFHAWAKHLELSLGPAAAHEQTLGDLLAAHPLG, from the coding sequence GTGGACTTCACCTTCACCGAGGAGCAGCAGGCGGCCGTCGAGGCGGCCCGGGGCGTCTTCACGGACGTCACACCCGACCGGGTGCCGAGCCCGGCCCTCACGCCGGGCGCGGTGTCCGACGAGTTCGACCGGCCGCTCTGGGCCGGCCTCGCCGACACCGACCTGCTCGGCCTCGTCCTCGACCCGCGGCACGGCGGCGCCGGACTGGACGTGCTCGCGCTCTGCCTCGTCCTGCGGGAGTCCGCGCGCGTCCTGGCCCGCGTACCCCTGCTGGAACACTCCGCCGTCGCCATGGCCATCGACCGGTACGGCAGCCCCGCGCTCGCCGCCGAACTCCTTCCCCGCGCCGGCCGCGGCGAACTCGTCCTCACCTGCGGCTCCCAGGGCCGCACCGGCCACGACCCCGCCGAACTCGCCGTCACCGCCCGCCGCGACGGCGACGGCGACAGCGCCGCCTGGATCCTCGACGGACTGCACTCCGCCGTCCCCTGGGCCCACTCCGCCGACCTGCTCGCCCTACCCGCGCACACCCCCGACGGCCGCGCCGTCCTCGCCCTCGTCCCCCGCGACCAGGACGGGCTCACCCTCGCCGAGCAGTACTCCACCAACGGCGAACTGCTCGCCGAGGCACGCCTCGACGCGGTACGGCTCGACGGCGACCGGGTCATCGACGCCGACGGCGCCTGGGAATGGCTCCGGGGCGTCCTCGCCACCGGAACCTGCGCGCTCGCCCTCGGCCTCGGCGAGAGCGTGCTCGCGATGACCAGCCAGTACACCGGGAAGCGGGAACAGTTCGGCCACCCCGTGGCCACCTTCCAGGCCGTCGCCGTGCAGGCCGCCGACCGCTACATCGACCTGCGCGCCATGGAGGTCACCCTGTGGCAGGCGGCCTGGCGGATCAGCACCGGGGCGGGCGGAGCACTGCCCGTCGACGGAGACATCGCGGTGGCGAAGATCTGGGCCTCGGAAGGCGTCCGCCGGGTCGTGCAGACCGCGCAGCACCTCCACGGCGGCTTCGGCGCGGACACGGACTACCCGCTGCACCGCTTCCACGCCTGGGCCAAGCACCTGGAGCTGTCGCTCGGCCCCGCCGCGGCGCACGAGCAGACCCTGGGCGACCTGCTGGCCGCACACCCCCTCGGCTGA